In one window of Lynx canadensis isolate LIC74 chromosome A3, mLynCan4.pri.v2, whole genome shotgun sequence DNA:
- the HADHB gene encoding trifunctional enzyme subunit beta, mitochondrial, translated as MTSILTYTLKNLPSTSKWALRFSLRPLSCSSQLRAAPAAQTKSKKTLAKPNIRNIVVVEGVRIPFLQSGTSYKELMPHDLARAALLGLLHRTNVPKDVVDYIILGTVIQEVKTSNVAREAALGAGFSDKTPAHTVTMACISANQAMTTGVGLIASGQCDVVVAGGVELMSDIPIRHSRKMRKMLLDLNKAKTLGQRLSLISKFRLNFLSPELPAVAEFSTSETMGHSADRLAAAFAVSRLDQDEYALRSHSLAKKAQDEGLLSDVVPFKVPGKDTVTKDNGIRPSSLEQMAKLKPAFIKPYGTVTAANSSFLTDGASAMLIMAEEKALAMGYKPKAYLRDFVYVSQDPKDQLLLGPTYATPKVLERAGLTMTDIDAFEFHEAFSGQILANFKAMDSDWFAQNYMGRKTKVGSPPLEKFNNWGGSLSLGHPFGATGCRLVMAAANRLRKEGGQYGLVAACAAGGQGHAMIVEAYPK; from the exons CCGCCCAGACCAAGTCGAAGAAAACCTTAGCCAAACCCAATATAAGGAATATTGTGGTGGTGGAGGGTGTTCGCATTCCATTTTTGCAGTCGGGCACTTC atATAAGGAACTGATGCCACATGATTTGGCTAGAGCAGCACTTTT GGGTTTGCTGCATCGGACCAATGTCCCGAAGGATGTTGTTGATTATATCATCCTTGGCACAGTTATACAGGAAGTGAAGACTAGCAATGTGGCTAGAGAG GCTGCCCTGGGAGCTGGCTTCTCTGACAAgactcctgctcacactgtcacCATGGCTTGCATCTCTGCCAACCAAGCCATGACCACAG GTGTTGGCTTGATCGCCTCCGGGCAGTGCGATGTGGTCGTGGCAGGTGGTGTAGAGTTAATGTCTGATATCCCTATTCGTCATTcaaggaaaatgaggaagatgTTGCTTGATCTCAATAAGGCCAAGACTCTGGGTCAGCGGCTGTCTTTAATCTCTAAATTCAGATTGAATTTCCTGTCACCTGAG ctccctgcGGTGGCCGAGTTCTCCACCAGTGAGACCATGGGCCACTCTGCAGACCGACTGGCCGCTGCCTTTGCTGTTTCTCGACTGGACCAGGATGAGTACGCGCTGCGCTCTCACAGCCTGGCCAAGAAGGCCCAGGATGAAGGACTCCTGTCTGATGTTGTGCCCTTCAAAGTACCAG GAAAAGATACAGTTACCAAAGATAATGGCATTCGTCCTTCGTCTCTGGAGCAGATGGCCAAACTAAAACCTGCATTCATCAAGCCCTATGGCACAGTGACGGCTGCAAATTCTTCTTTCCTG ACTGATGGTGCATCTGCAATGCTGATAATGGCAGAGGAGAAAGCTCTGGCCATGGGTTATAAGCCAAAGGCATATTTGAG GGATTTTGTGTATGTGTCTCAGGATCCAAAAGATCAACTTTTACTTGG accaACTTACGCTACTCCAAAAGTTCTGGAAAGGGCAGGATTAACAATGACTGATATCGATGCTTTTGAATTTCATGAAGCATTCTCA GGTCAGATTTTGGCTAATTTTAAAGCCATGGATTCTGATTGGTTTGCACAAAATTACATGGGTAGAAAAACCAAG GTTGGGTCACCTCCTTTGGAGAAGTTTAACAACTGGGGTGGATCGCTGTCCCTGGGACACCCATTTGGAGCTACTGGCTGCCGGTTGGTCATGGCAGCTGCCAACAGATTACGGAAGGAGGGAGGCCAGTATGGCTTGGTGGCTGCCTGTGCCGCTGGAGGGCAG GGCCATGCGATGATAGTGGAAGCTTATCCAAAATAA